DNA from Rosa rugosa chromosome 6, drRosRugo1.1, whole genome shotgun sequence:
CgtatgaaaatacaaaaaacaatgaaaatgtatacatatatctccgtgttttctaaaatatgagaatgaaaaggtgaaaacgtctatttgtcgttttcctgttttacgagtaaaataaaaaatcattttcaatttttattttctgtatttttgaaaacagaccaacgaacgcattttcaagccattttcattttataaaatgaaaaaaatgacTTGAAAACGTTACCGAACGCCACCTAATATTCCTCAACATGGTACTTCAtagaaggttgtatagataaaaacaTTCCTAAATTTTAAGTTGTTTTCAACATGAAATAAGTGGACTTGTTGGAACATTAATGCACATGAGACCCTTACATGGTAGCTTTTCCTTCTCTACAACTTTCTTAGAACTGTCCAATCTACAATATTCCTAATGGCCAAAAGGCCCAAAACGCTCTTTTCTAGCATGGTCGTGCCTTTTATTAGATTGGTTTTGTGAGCAGTACACCCGTTCATGTACTTATCTCCAAATAGTATGGCAAAGAACCCAGGTTGTTCATCTATACCGAAATAAGTCGAATGGCTTGCAGATGCAAATGTCAACTATTATAGTTTTGCCTTGGTAATTTGGAGATACATGGAAATTGAGAACCCTCTTGTGCATTTTCCGATCACTATCAAAGAAATGGGTGGTAAGAAATATAAAGAAATATAATTGATATTTTGGACACTAGTTTTGAGACTATACATCCTCGGAGTTTCTTCAAGCCTTTCTTATCGCACATGCTTAGAACTCCCCAACTACCCAGCCAGTTTATTAATTTTTCCACAAATTTAAATGGAAAGCTTATCTATATCTTAGAAAATCAAAATTACCCGAAAGGATATTAGATGGATTACCTCCTCATTCGACAATAGAATACTTCTCGCTCATTTACCATATTCTTAAAGAAGCATACTTTACAGAGTATTGTCTAACAAAGATGGATcatttcctatatgtataaCGAGCCATTGAGATTATTTAGTATCATCTATGTGTATTATTTAAAGACTAAATAATAGCATTGCATTATGAATTAAATGTAGTAACTTGAGTATCTGAAACGATTAATGTTTGAGAATCTTGTTGCTTACTGTGTGAGTTAATGAATACATGATACGTACAAGAAACCTAAGGAAATAAATATACAGAGGTACAGTTGGATTCTTCTAAGATTAGAGAACCTTAAGCATGTCCCTACTTCCACCAACACCTGAGTTTATTGAAAAACTGCCTCAGGGAGAAGAACTTAACTTTGATGAAAAGTAGATCTTAGCCTCGAGCTCGTCCCATGACAACTCAAGTTTAGCTTACTACTAGGTAAGTTCCCCCGAACGATGCCGCAAGTTTGTTTGCTTGCTAAGCTTTAAACATTTATTAAATTTACACATTTCAAAAACTAGGGTTTCACCATGTTTGTATAATTACATATTACAAAAGTGGAAATCCCAAATAAAAGTTGATATCTTAACCAGACTTATCTATTTACATTTTCCAAAaaatgaaggaagaaaaaaaaagaccaataGAAACCGCGTGAAGTTACGATACAAAAGCTCTTGACCTCAAACTTGAACTTCAAAAGGTCGTCCAACCCATCCAAAGGCAATTAGTATTTCGCTCACCATGTATTATTACCTGTCTCAAAGCattaataatcaagaaaaattgtTTCACAAATAGTGTTCCAATATTGATAAAATGTATATGTAATCTGGCATTTCTTTTTTATACAATCATTCATTATATGCCATATATCACAGCAAAAATACAAATGCTATGATATAATTTATAAAGTGCAATAAAAAAACTACAAACATATCATAATCTCTATATTTATATAGTGACAATGAACACTAACCAATACCATTAAAGACTACAAACTGATTTCCTCTATATATTAGTCAACCTCTATATATAAAATCATTCAAACGGCAGGCCTCAATATGATTCTCTATATTTAGAGGTTGAGTGATTTAATTGAATGAATTCACAAAGGACAAAGAAAAACGAAAAATTGAGATCCACATTCATATTTTCATATAGCCAACAAAAGACCATAATAGGGTGTTAAGCCTATAAGCCTATAACAGACGAAGTGTATCTAATTTTGGTACCATCTGCTATGAAAAACCAATGCTGCACTCTGAAAATCTGTCCGCTAAGTTGTTTTTGAGGTaccaatatttttttcttttaggaattcATATTTACCGTTTATTTTTCCCTTTCTGTTTTTGTAAATTTATTGAACACATCAGTCAATCAGGGCTTGACACTGTTATTTTTGTGTCTATGCATTCATGTGGCAGTATAGTAAAGTTGAGAGTGTTTTGAAAATGCTACTTTGCTTGGACTGTAGGTTTAAATGAAGGTTTGTAAGGCTCGGGGAGAAACCCATATTCCATTTGGATCAGGGATCAATTTCTGCTACTCATTACACTACTGTTATTACATTCCCACTAAGCGAACCAATTCGTAAAATAAACGTTAAAACAACAAACCCAGCAACTGTTCAAGATCAAAAAGGACAAAGAAtgaattcaaaaagaaaaagagagagagagagagagagagagagagagagactgcaTTACTGGGCAATATCTACTACCAATCTGGAAAACTTCTTTCAAATCATAACCAAACAAAGAGAAATCCAATCACTGATTGATCAGAAGCTCAAATATACACACAGACATATATAGATACAGAAGAAACACATAAGATAAGAAGGACTTGCCTGAGAGAGACAAAACTCTTGTGCTTGCTGGGATTCCGCAAACGAATCAATGAAATGCCAAGTCTGAAACCAAGACTTCATCTCCTCAAATAAGATCTAATAAGAAGAGCAAAAATAAATGAATGATGCTGTAACATATGCAAGGTGAAATGACTAAAACTGCAGATGCAATATACAAAATACAATAAAGTAATGCACGTCGAATAGCAACAATTCACATCTGATTATAAAACCAAATCTGAAATAGTAAGCTGCATTGCCAATGAACACTAACATCACCTTTCCCTTTAAGGGATAGTGAGAACTAAGTGAGAGGTGGTGTAGAAAGTTCAGATCATACGGTGATGGTATAGTAGGGACCAGGAAGACAATAAGAAAAAGCACACAAACAAGCAGATCATAATTCGGTGTTATTAAGACCAAGATACGGTGTTATTAACATCTTCAATCATAATATTCACACCAAATGGCAGAAACAGAACATATTCATATCGTTATTGTTAGGTCACCTCCAAACTGATGCAGGACAATAGAAGCTGTGACAGTAACATACAAGGAAGCAGTGTTAATATCTAACTATTCAGAAattttttcacaattatacgttTGTTGCTCACATTACATTGCTCTTTAAAGCCAATGGTTGAGCCATCACGCTTCCAGATATTGATTACAATTTAAGGCTTTTTATCAGTAAATACCTTCTACAAAAAATAATACCCTTCAGAAAACATAAGACACTTAGATGTCCAACAAAAAATTGAAGTTACCAAGTAATGCTGCATTAACGATAGTTGCTAAGTTGTATACCAAAGGGTACCATAGAGTTCAAGCAGATGTTAAATTAGGATGAGGTGGTCGAATAGAAGTAGTGTAGTTCTGTCAATTACTTAGGTAGAGTTATGTTCCGTAAGGGTCTAGCCTACTAGTCAAAAGGGGGCTTCAAAGCCTGTAAGTGATCAATTACTATACTAATGTTTTTTATAAAGAAAAGTCTTTTAGATGTTAAGCCAAAtagaaaatcaaaaccaaattctATACATGGCAAGACTTATGTTGACAGAACAAAGTCCTATCTGGATCACTTAATCAATTATTTACAAAATAATGCACAGCTCTCTCCAGCTTGACCTAAAGCACTCAAGAATTCTTGAGTAGAATGTATGTCAATCATATTGGGAATACTTCTTTACCACCATTTTGGCTGGTCTATTTCAGCAACAGCTGCCTATTCCTGAAGCAAAGCATATAAAGAAATACAAAGTAGCCATAAGACCATTCAGTAACTATAAGCATACTTTAACAGTTGAGCAAAACTAACAAAATTATCATTTCCAAAGGGTTTCTTCATCTCCTGAAACTGCCATCCTATGCTTTACTAATGTAAATCATATAACCGAGTACAGAAGAACTGAAACCTACAGAACTCGATGCAACAAAGCAGGATTGTTTTTCTTTGACTTCTACGAAAACTGTACCATCGGAACCATGGAAATGAAAGTATTCCCATAAAACCCCTCAAATACAGTAATTGTGTCCATAAGATATATATAAAACCAATATTTAAGATTAAATTAATTCTATCATTATGGTACTCAAGCACAAGAGTCAGCATTTAACAATCACTTAGCAACCCACAATTAAGCAGAAATGATGAAAAACAAAATCCGACCTGCAATTTTGGCAGCCAAATCCTTGAACTTCAAATCATCAACACGTTCTTTCTCTTCAGCCTCACCCAAATCAGCTAAAGCAGCTGAGCCTTTTCCCAATCTGAAAAGGTACAATTGAAATGAAATTAGCATCTCCTTTTGGATGTTAAATTAGAGATATCAGTTGGAAATTGACATGTCCAAGAAACCAAATATCTCCACATTAAGAGAACTTGATACCAacaggaaattaaaaacaaaatccTAAAGAACAGCTTTTATGATAGAATCTGACCTGTTCGTATGTCCCCATCAAGACGTTCTGCATTAAGGGTCCCTGGAAGCTCTCTAAAATCTTCATTGAAAATTGAATATGCACTGCATAATAAAACCCTTTGAAAATCGAATATGTGCAGCTTTATTGCATATCAAATTCAAGAACTAATGTGGGGTTGCTGACCTTCACGTTCATACGCTTTGCACATTGGCTTATTCTCATCAAAGTTCACTTTCAGGTAGAATCTCAGGGTGCTCCTCAGCTGTTCTGCAGAGCAAACCAGTCGTCAGTGTGTTGTGAATTTGTGCCAACAACATGATCAGGTATCCATTTGCGAATATAGAAGATTCTAAGCTCAGGGCACTTCCTGACAGATACAGTTACTGAATTCACTGCAGCAATTTCTTTTGTGATAGGGAGTTCGTCATAGAACCCTTCTAGAGACCATAGTGTgcatgtgtttgtgtgtgtgtgattgAACAGAGCGTATAATGATTGAACAACCTGACAATATCCCAACCCCTTTTTTGCTCCAACGACATTGCCATCTTCTTGCAGGTAGCCCAGAAGAGACACTTTGAAATCTCTTCCTCTATGCTGATGCCAATCACCAATTTCTTGATTCTGCATCGCCAAAACCCACCACAGAAAGGCAGAAACTCTAAATACTGATGGAATTTCCAGCATATGTAACATAAAGGATTGAAATTCTCAATTGATACGAATAAGTCTATATTGATATCACTCCATTAACCCTTGCTCTTAGTGAGTGACAACTGACAACAACAGTATTATTCCATTCCCAAAGGTGGTTTCTAGCTTCTGTTGAGTGAATGGTAGGGAGGAACTTGAGGAATTAAATATTCACAGAATTCCTGATTTGTTACATCCCTTGTTTTTTTGATAATCGAGCCAGTAGGGCGAATTTAAATTCatcaaaagccagaataggccattacataccgttccgctgccatttagacagacaagaagatagtggtagtacccacaatggtactagaaaatagacccactcattgtacaatcaatacgtagacatagcaggatccccctttggtactacgccggaggcgctagaaagaTCCGGCCCTCCCAACCTACTCTGAACCAATAAATCTAgttgcctagagacctcaattggtgtacaactagatcCACTGAGAAATAAGTCGACAAGACCAGACCAAATGTAAAAACTAGATGCACAAAGGTGCCTAGACTGTCCCTGAAAACGGAACAATAATGTAAATTAGACTATAACTAAAATAACATAGTATGGGCCAaggccaaaaccctagcccaaagtCAAAGCCCAGCTGCTCCAAAAGAAAGCCCAAACTCAGGTCCAGTAGGTTGCCTGCAGCAAGCCCAAATCTATCTCCAAAAACTCGCAGTGGTTGTGGAGCACCGCCGCCTCATCCAGCCGCGCCGACCCACGTCCTCGCTGGCCGGAATCCCGCGTCCCACACCTGCCTACGTTGTCGCACAATCCTACAGCCACCAAGTCGACGCCGAAATCAGCCAGAAAAAAACCTCGCCGCAGCAAAGCCCCTGGGAACCTAACCGCCGCTCAGTCCATTCGACCCACGCCGCCGTCACTAGATCTGCAGAACCCACGCCGCCGCTCAAGCCATCCTAGCACAACCCAACCACCACGCATAGAGCCTGCATCTGATGCTTACCCAACCAGACAGCCATCTGTCCCTTGAGCCGAAGCCACTCTCTAGAACAATCTGAGCAAAGTAGCTATcaatacccgtccggcagcgaCTCGTCAACGGCAAGGCAAGGCCATACCGATTCCGAACGCCACCGGACGAGCCGATTTTTCAAAACCCTAGACCAAGACGCCGGGTTTTTTGGAGCCTCTGCCTAGACTTCTAGTCATAGGAAATATGTTACATCCCTTGCTGTTTACTCTATGttaagaacaattcttaggttcacccctagggtgaatgagcatattcaccatctcttgcgattaacgcataataactttataattttctaatccaaccattcatgttatataacgtaatacaaagattagctctgtaaaaaatcaaatcaaattgaagaccttttagttatttatttctATGAAATATATGGACTGTTCATCatagtagta
Protein-coding regions in this window:
- the LOC133717213 gene encoding uncharacterized protein LOC133717213, translating into MAISRQISTWKTFANIKNQEIGDWHQHRGRDFKVSLLGYLQEDGNVVGAKKGLGYCQLRSTLRFYLKVNFDENKPMCKAYEREVHIQFSMKILESFQGPLMQNVLMGTYEQIGKRLSCFS